One Methanobrevibacter millerae genomic region harbors:
- a CDS encoding class I SAM-dependent methyltransferase: protein MKSVKVPLKKLNDVRKELIEKELMRMDYRIKAEKDYGYIPVKEDIEGYEIVDADLEELNTHPHNFSELLEDELSEEEIENLKTSFDTIGDIVILEIPDELEEKKNIIGKATLDFTKRRSIYMKKSAVHGTIRIRDLELIAGEDNPITIHKEHGARLKLNVCEVYFSPRLATERKRVSDSVHDGENILDMFCGIGPFPVVIARNNDVEITGVDINENAIKYFKENIRLNKLKNVEAICGDAREISSSFKCKFDRIIMNLPGLAYDFLDVAMNLIEDGGTINYYEFSDGYEQGTKRLSDAALKAGKNVEITNTRKVKSTSPGEWHVAIDARITSK from the coding sequence ATGAAATCAGTGAAGGTTCCATTAAAAAAGCTTAATGACGTTCGAAAGGAGTTAATTGAAAAGGAATTAATGAGAATGGATTACCGCATAAAAGCCGAAAAGGACTACGGTTACATTCCGGTGAAGGAAGATATTGAAGGCTATGAAATCGTCGATGCTGACCTGGAAGAGCTAAATACCCATCCCCACAATTTCTCCGAACTGCTTGAAGACGAACTGAGCGAAGAAGAAATCGAGAATCTGAAAACTTCCTTCGACACTATCGGCGATATTGTTATTTTAGAGATTCCCGATGAACTGGAAGAAAAGAAAAACATTATAGGAAAGGCAACGCTGGACTTCACCAAAAGAAGGTCAATCTACATGAAGAAAAGCGCCGTGCATGGAACCATCAGAATAAGGGACCTGGAGCTGATTGCCGGTGAGGACAATCCCATTACAATCCACAAGGAGCATGGGGCAAGACTGAAGCTTAACGTCTGCGAAGTCTACTTTTCACCAAGGCTTGCAACCGAAAGAAAACGCGTAAGCGATAGCGTTCATGACGGAGAAAATATTCTGGACATGTTCTGCGGAATAGGTCCGTTTCCGGTGGTGATAGCCAGAAACAATGACGTTGAGATTACCGGCGTTGACATCAATGAAAATGCGATAAAGTATTTCAAAGAAAACATCAGGTTAAACAAGCTCAAAAACGTTGAAGCCATCTGCGGCGATGCGAGAGAAATATCTTCATCATTTAAATGCAAGTTCGACAGGATAATCATGAACCTTCCCGGCCTTGCCTATGATTTCCTTGATGTTGCAATGAATCTGATTGAAGATGGTGGAACAATCAACTATTATGAATTCTCAGATGGGTATGAACAGGGTACAAAAAGGTTAAGTGATGCTGCATTGAAAGCCGGCAAAAACGTTGAGATAACAAATACACGAAAGGTCAAGTCCACATCCCCAGGAGAGTGGCACGTGGCAATCGATGCAAGGATAACTTCCAAATGA
- the dph5 gene encoding diphthine synthase, with protein MFYLVGLGLFDEKDISLKGLECLKNVDKIYAEFFTSRLFGSSFDEIESLIGKKIEVLVRGEVEEEHKFIEEARDSDVALITGGDPLIATTHSDFLIQCSKKGIEYEVIHGSSILSSAPAISGLQGYKFGKVTTIPFPDYNFYPKSPYMAIEENLKSNLHTLVLLDIQAHNDRYMTVNEGLEYLMNIRDSLDYDGLVGEDTLAVGIARVGSSDVVVKAGKISDLIDFDFGGPLHCIVIPAELHIVEAEYLVEIAGADSSILDDV; from the coding sequence ATGTTTTATTTAGTAGGTTTAGGTTTATTTGATGAAAAGGATATTTCCCTAAAGGGTTTGGAATGTTTAAAAAATGTAGATAAGATTTATGCCGAATTCTTCACTTCCCGCTTGTTCGGTTCAAGTTTTGATGAAATTGAATCCTTAATCGGTAAAAAGATTGAGGTTCTTGTCAGGGGTGAAGTCGAAGAGGAGCACAAATTCATTGAAGAGGCAAGGGATTCTGACGTTGCGCTGATTACCGGAGGAGATCCCCTTATTGCAACTACTCACAGTGATTTTCTTATTCAGTGCTCCAAAAAGGGAATAGAATATGAGGTCATTCACGGATCATCAATTTTATCTTCCGCTCCGGCTATTTCCGGGCTTCAGGGATACAAGTTCGGTAAGGTGACAACCATTCCGTTCCCGGACTATAATTTCTATCCTAAATCTCCATATATGGCAATTGAAGAGAACCTGAAGTCAAATCTTCACACCCTCGTTCTGCTTGACATTCAGGCACACAATGACCGCTACATGACGGTTAACGAAGGCCTGGAATACCTGATGAATATACGCGATAGTCTGGATTACGACGGATTGGTCGGTGAAGATACTCTGGCTGTAGGTATTGCCCGCGTAGGTTCAAGCGACGTTGTCGTAAAGGCGGGAAAAATATCTGATTTAATCGATTTTGACTTTGGAGGACCGCTTCACTGCATCGTTATACCTGCCGAATTACATATCGTTGAGGCTGAGTATCTCGTTGAGATTGCAGGCGCCGATTCTTCCATTCTGGATGATGTTTAA
- a CDS encoding carboxypeptidase-like regulatory domain-containing protein — protein MSVAGVSASDYVNHTADNELLSAGVSDDAVGLSCEDNVISSDNRDWYVNASAADGGDTSNIASYNNFRSVLDNSPLRDEECTIFLENMNVDPELSVAVDSQVTDYGSNTTILLDYNVNATGKVNITLTGDEYNYSFEDIALNASITLPEMILPDNYNITVSYSGDETFTNATANATLIINKLKPELSVEDSVIVYGEIIMIILHYNDNATGLTNIYFKGEKYGGDAWYEPLNNTVIIEFSLLPDVYNVTVEYFGNQIFESATANATLIINKLDSELSVEAPTITFGEDIVLYLDYNENATGMVDIGIAGSGGFIIALNQTLNGTLTFVDTLDPGDYIVSVYYHGDDIFNETNIMDVNLTINKVDIAPEINLNDTIMTVNVSNDALGNITLTLGNNTLISKINDGIAEFNLSEIPDGDYDANLTYPGDDIYNGFEEIVPVSIKSDFNMMAENLTKYYGGSEAFLVEVINVKGQPLRGKTVQITINGVTYNRITNERGIARLNINLNTGQYPASASLENKTVNVTVTVLSTVNGTDITKVYKDGTSYNATFLDGKGNFLENGTGVKFNINGVIYNANVSGDSGLAQLNVDLPAGEYIVTATNPVTGENTANNITMIKADSNISVEAHNVSYSEWNGIIADILLPGDATGNVRVTIGNDTSVYDINSSEHKIISDKTVLFIRNGSLDVGEYNISATYEGNEYYNSSGDNAVFNVLKADYNITINTFDINVTDVNAAVALIRLPGDARGNVSVSINDDDFTIEINATTVRGINGALLMPVYNKAYPAGDYNISAVYGSDSYEQSSANGTFKVSKVSCTSNVTVNDTNVTVEVPEDAEGNITLSIGNGTIVSPIENGTSSFDLSDVPSGEYNATLIYGGDDIYNGFEIVCPISIEDKFIITAENLTKYYGGSERFSVNLTDRQGNPIANATVGITLNGLGYVRVTDENGSASIAVNLNSGEYPVVVSYDGTSVNATVTVLTTVNGTDVVKVFRNATQYYATFLDSEGKFLANGTDVQFNINGVLYDRKVSGNEGLARLNINLEQGEYIITAINTVTGENTANNITVLPKIIENSDITKYYRNATQYTVKVIGDDGKAVGANVTVKFNINGVFYERTTNESGIAKLNINLQPGDYVITAEYEGCMVSNNITVLQVLSADNMTKKYGTPDQFVATLVDGQGNPYTGQNVTFNINGVFYSKTTDSEGQSKLNINLMPGEYIITSSYDGTNIANKITVTG, from the coding sequence ATGTCAGTAGCTGGCGTATCAGCCAGTGATTATGTAAACCATACAGCAGACAATGAATTATTGTCAGCCGGCGTATCTGATGATGCTGTCGGCCTGTCATGTGAGGATAATGTAATTTCAAGCGATAATCGTGACTGGTATGTGAATGCCAGTGCGGCTGATGGAGGTGATACTTCTAATATTGCTTCTTATAATAATTTTAGAAGTGTTTTGGATAATTCTCCTCTTCGGGATGAAGAATGCACAATCTTTTTAGAAAACATGAATGTAGACCCTGAATTATCTGTTGCAGTTGATTCTCAGGTGACTGATTATGGCAGCAATACCACAATTCTCCTTGACTATAATGTTAATGCAACAGGAAAGGTCAATATAACTTTAACCGGTGATGAATATAATTACTCATTTGAAGATATTGCATTAAATGCAAGCATTACGCTTCCAGAAATGATTTTGCCGGACAATTATAATATAACTGTTTCATATAGTGGGGATGAAACATTCACAAATGCAACTGCAAATGCAACATTAATTATCAATAAATTAAAACCTGAATTGTCAGTTGAAGATTCCGTCATCGTTTATGGTGAAATAATAATGATAATCCTTCACTACAACGATAATGCAACTGGATTGACAAATATCTACTTTAAAGGCGAAAAATATGGTGGCGATGCATGGTATGAGCCTTTAAACAATACAGTCATTATAGAGTTCAGCCTTCTTCCTGATGTCTATAATGTGACCGTTGAATACTTTGGAAACCAAATATTTGAAAGTGCAACTGCAAATGCAACATTAATAATAAACAAACTGGATTCTGAGCTGTCTGTTGAAGCTCCGACTATCACATTCGGTGAAGATATTGTGCTTTACTTGGATTATAATGAGAATGCTACTGGTATGGTGGATATTGGTATTGCTGGTTCTGGTGGTTTTATTATTGCTTTAAATCAAACTTTAAATGGAACGCTCACTTTTGTTGATACTTTGGATCCTGGAGATTATATTGTGTCTGTTTACTATCATGGTGATGATATTTTCAATGAAACTAACATTATGGATGTTAATCTGACAATCAATAAAGTTGATATTGCTCCAGAAATTAATTTAAACGATACTATAATGACCGTTAATGTTTCTAATGATGCTTTAGGCAATATCACATTAACTCTTGGAAATAATACATTAATATCTAAAATTAATGATGGAATTGCTGAATTTAACTTATCGGAGATTCCTGACGGCGATTACGATGCTAATTTGACCTATCCTGGTGATGACATTTATAACGGATTTGAAGAAATCGTGCCTGTCTCAATCAAATCTGACTTCAATATGATGGCTGAAAATCTTACCAAATATTATGGCGGAAGCGAAGCGTTTCTGGTTGAAGTAATCAACGTTAAAGGCCAGCCTTTACGAGGTAAAACCGTTCAGATTACTATCAATGGAGTTACATATAACAGGATTACCAATGAAAGAGGTATTGCCAGACTCAATATTAATTTAAACACCGGGCAATATCCTGCGAGTGCCAGCTTAGAAAATAAAACAGTTAATGTGACAGTTACTGTACTGTCAACCGTTAACGGAACAGACATTACAAAGGTCTATAAGGATGGAACTAGCTATAATGCAACATTCCTTGACGGTAAAGGCAATTTCCTTGAAAACGGAACCGGGGTTAAGTTCAACATCAATGGCGTAATCTATAATGCAAACGTTTCAGGAGATAGTGGTTTGGCGCAATTAAACGTAGATTTGCCTGCCGGCGAATACATAGTTACTGCAACCAATCCTGTGACGGGCGAAAATACTGCAAATAACATTACTATGATTAAGGCAGATTCCAACATTTCCGTTGAAGCCCATAATGTCAGCTACAGCGAATGGAACGGCATTATTGCAGATATCCTTTTACCTGGCGATGCGACAGGAAATGTCAGAGTAACAATCGGAAACGATACTTCAGTCTATGACATCAACTCATCCGAACACAAAATTATCTCAGATAAAACAGTTCTCTTCATCAGAAACGGCAGTTTGGATGTCGGTGAATATAACATTTCAGCAACCTATGAAGGAAATGAATATTACAATTCATCAGGAGATAACGCTGTATTTAATGTATTGAAAGCGGATTATAACATTACCATTAACACTTTTGACATTAATGTGACTGACGTTAATGCTGCTGTTGCGCTCATCAGATTGCCGGGCGATGCAAGAGGCAACGTATCCGTAAGCATTAATGACGATGATTTCACGATAGAGATTAACGCCACTACCGTAAGGGGAATTAACGGAGCATTGTTAATGCCTGTTTATAACAAAGCCTATCCTGCGGGAGATTACAACATCTCAGCCGTTTACGGCAGTGATTCATACGAGCAGTCAAGCGCAAACGGCACTTTCAAGGTCTCAAAAGTATCATGCACTTCAAACGTCACGGTAAACGATACAAATGTCACGGTTGAAGTTCCTGAAGATGCAGAAGGCAATATCACATTGTCTATTGGCAATGGAACTATTGTCTCACCGATTGAAAACGGAACCTCATCATTTGACTTAAGCGATGTTCCTTCAGGGGAATATAATGCAACTTTAATCTATGGCGGAGATGACATATACAACGGATTTGAAATTGTCTGTCCGATTTCCATTGAAGACAAATTCATCATAACAGCCGAGAATCTAACCAAATACTATGGCGGGTCTGAAAGATTCTCAGTAAACCTTACGGATAGACAAGGCAATCCTATTGCAAATGCTACTGTAGGCATTACTCTTAACGGTTTGGGTTATGTTAGGGTTACTGATGAAAACGGTTCAGCATCAATTGCCGTTAACCTGAACTCCGGTGAATATCCTGTTGTCGTAAGTTATGATGGCACTTCCGTTAATGCAACAGTCACTGTCTTGACTACCGTTAATGGCACTGACGTTGTTAAAGTATTTAGAAACGCAACCCAATACTATGCAACGTTCCTTGACAGCGAAGGCAAATTCCTGGCTAATGGAACTGATGTTCAATTTAACATTAATGGTGTATTATATGACCGCAAGGTATCTGGAAATGAAGGTCTGGCAAGATTAAACATTAACTTGGAACAGGGTGAATATATAATTACTGCAATAAATACGGTTACTGGAGAAAACACTGCTAATAACATCACAGTTTTACCTAAAATCATTGAAAACAGTGACATAACCAAATATTATCGTAATGCCACTCAGTACACCGTTAAAGTCATAGGTGATGATGGAAAAGCTGTAGGCGCCAATGTAACGGTCAAGTTCAACATCAACGGTGTTTTCTATGAAAGGACTACCAACGAATCAGGCATTGCCAAGCTCAACATTAACCTGCAGCCTGGAGACTATGTCATAACTGCTGAGTATGAGGGGTGCATGGTTTCAAACAACATCACTGTCCTTCAGGTATTGTCCGCCGATAACATGACTAAAAAGTACGGCACTCCGGACCAGTTCGTTGCAACGCTCGTTGACGGTCAGGGCAACCCTTATACAGGCCAAAACGTAACCTTCAACATCAATGGAGTCTTCTACAGCAAGACAACAGATTCCGAAGGTCAATCCAAGCTCAACATTAACTTGATGCCTGGAGAATACATCATAACCTCAAGCTATGACGGAACCAATATCGCAAATAAAATTACTGTAACCGGCTGA
- a CDS encoding archaeosine tRNA-ribosyltransferase — protein sequence MIRKYEIKSHDGPGRYGKLDGEKTPKIFYEEDLKIAPSHGSAYNIDKEIAKLNVRETLRLAKENADECDCAVIQGSKYINLRIECLKGLEEIGYNVFVIANGDELLTNPRELVDIVVNLRKNAHPSSVLIFTFAESSFMPILTYMGIDGFLSDASNYYSYLNVLQTPTKAYDLNSYGIYEDLTPEELEEKNLECLEFVIKEIQSHMENSSLRNLVEERSTTSPQNVSTLKLLDKNYMDFILEYSQLF from the coding sequence ATGATAAGAAAATACGAAATAAAATCACATGACGGACCCGGAAGATACGGCAAACTTGACGGCGAGAAAACCCCGAAAATATTTTATGAAGAGGACCTGAAAATAGCTCCGTCACATGGCTCAGCCTACAATATCGACAAGGAAATAGCCAAGCTCAACGTCAGGGAAACCTTAAGGCTTGCAAAAGAAAATGCCGATGAATGCGACTGCGCAGTAATTCAGGGATCAAAATACATCAACCTGAGAATAGAATGCCTTAAAGGCCTTGAGGAAATCGGATACAACGTATTCGTCATAGCAAACGGGGATGAACTGTTAACTAATCCGAGAGAGCTGGTTGACATTGTCGTTAATTTAAGGAAAAATGCTCATCCTTCAAGTGTGCTTATTTTCACTTTTGCCGAAAGCTCATTCATGCCCATATTAACATACATGGGAATAGACGGGTTTTTAAGCGATGCGAGCAATTACTACAGTTATTTGAATGTTCTGCAGACCCCGACAAAGGCATATGACCTGAACAGCTATGGGATTTATGAAGACCTCACTCCTGAGGAACTTGAAGAAAAAAATCTGGAATGCCTTGAATTCGTCATAAAGGAAATCCAAAGCCATATGGAAAACTCTTCCCTTAGAAACCTGGTTGAAGAGCGCTCAACTACATCACCACAAAACGTGTCAACATTGAAGCTTCTGGACAAGAATTACATGGACTTTATCCTCGAATACAGCCAGCTATTCTAA
- the hdrC gene encoding CoB--CoM heterodisulfide reductase subunit C → MSIINRLKSLFKEEKDMEEKGIADKFSDDAEVTSSNLGNTIVSGTKTTVSISEVVKKEGDTISKEITFKKNVGSIEEESVEEDLPIIEEAEPSNDEEIPEAEEDSDVEEVQEVESAEEAAEEAVEEAAEEDGDETSEIEEEVPVEESLDVEENTSSQEEDVNTDNEEEAAEKAESENENKEEKRDNMTLLTDKELLTDANRDPEFTAEFIDAGIETVKHCFQCGTCGGGCPSGRRTPYKVRQIVRKCLLGLKEEVIADDALWMCTTCYTCQERCPRSVKIVEIIKKARNVAAHAGYMAKPHKMTGVFVINTGHAVPINDAAKALRSQIGLSEVPPTTHADAGALEEVKKLCKITAFDELIGYDEATGGLKE, encoded by the coding sequence ATGTCTATTATAAATCGTCTTAAATCCTTGTTTAAAGAGGAAAAAGATATGGAAGAAAAAGGCATCGCAGATAAGTTTTCTGATGATGCCGAAGTTACATCTTCAAATTTGGGAAATACTATTGTGTCCGGCACAAAAACAACCGTATCAATTTCAGAGGTTGTTAAAAAAGAAGGGGACACAATCAGTAAGGAGATAACATTCAAAAAGAATGTCGGCTCCATCGAAGAAGAAAGTGTTGAAGAGGATCTTCCTATAATAGAAGAAGCTGAACCTTCTAATGATGAAGAAATTCCTGAGGCAGAGGAAGACTCTGATGTAGAAGAAGTTCAAGAAGTTGAATCAGCTGAAGAAGCTGCTGAAGAAGCAGTTGAAGAAGCAGCTGAGGAAGATGGCGATGAAACTTCAGAAATTGAAGAAGAAGTTCCTGTGGAAGAATCTTTAGATGTTGAAGAAAATACTTCTTCACAAGAGGAAGATGTTAACACTGATAATGAAGAAGAAGCAGCTGAGAAAGCTGAATCTGAAAATGAAAATAAAGAAGAAAAGAGAGATAATATGACTTTATTGACTGATAAAGAATTATTAACAGACGCAAATCGTGACCCAGAATTTACTGCTGAGTTTATTGATGCTGGAATTGAAACGGTTAAACATTGTTTCCAATGTGGTACCTGTGGTGGAGGATGTCCTTCAGGAAGGAGAACTCCTTATAAAGTAAGACAAATAGTCAGAAAATGTTTACTCGGATTAAAAGAAGAAGTAATCGCTGACGACGCATTATGGATGTGTACTACCTGTTACACCTGCCAAGAAAGATGTCCTAGAAGTGTTAAAATTGTTGAAATCATCAAAAAAGCACGTAACGTTGCTGCACACGCTGGATACATGGCAAAACCACACAAAATGACTGGTGTATTCGTAATCAACACAGGTCACGCTGTACCTATCAACGATGCTGCTAAAGCATTAAGAAGCCAAATTGGTCTTTCAGAAGTACCTCCAACTACTCACGCAGATGCTGGAGCATTAGAAGAAGTTAAAAAATTATGTAAAATTACCGCTTTTGATGAATTAATCGGTTACGATGAAGCAACCGGCGGATTAAAAGAATAG
- the hdrB gene encoding CoB--CoM heterodisulfide reductase subunit B, which yields MEIAYFLGCIMPNRYPGIEKATRILFDALDIELKDMEGASCCPAPGVFGSFDEETWATIAARNLTLAEDMGADILTECNGCFGSLFEANHMLKEDDDKRAKINANLAEIGKEFKGTTNVKHLAQILRDDVGYEKLASLIEKPLDLNVAVHYGCHFLKPTAEIGIEEQAENPSILDDLVEITGAKSVDYKDKMMCCGAGGGLRARDLDVTASYTKEKLDHMAEAGVDAIIDVCPFCHMQFDQGQTEVNEKYGTDFAIPVFHLAQLYGLAMGLSADELTLDAQKIDAAPALAKALGENAK from the coding sequence ATGGAAATCGCATATTTCTTAGGTTGTATCATGCCAAACCGTTATCCTGGTATTGAAAAAGCAACCCGTATATTATTTGACGCATTAGATATTGAATTAAAAGACATGGAAGGAGCTTCCTGTTGTCCTGCTCCTGGTGTATTCGGATCTTTTGATGAAGAAACCTGGGCTACCATTGCTGCACGTAACTTAACTCTTGCAGAAGACATGGGCGCTGACATCTTAACCGAATGTAACGGATGTTTCGGTTCTTTATTTGAAGCTAACCACATGTTAAAAGAAGACGATGACAAAAGAGCTAAAATCAACGCTAACTTAGCAGAAATCGGTAAAGAGTTCAAAGGAACTACTAACGTAAAACACTTAGCTCAAATCTTAAGAGACGATGTCGGATACGAAAAATTAGCATCCCTCATTGAAAAACCATTAGATTTAAACGTTGCTGTCCACTACGGATGCCACTTCTTAAAACCTACAGCTGAAATCGGTATCGAAGAACAGGCTGAAAACCCATCCATCTTAGATGATCTTGTTGAAATCACCGGTGCTAAATCTGTCGACTACAAAGACAAAATGATGTGCTGTGGTGCAGGTGGAGGTTTAAGAGCTAGAGATTTAGATGTAACCGCAAGTTACACCAAAGAAAAACTCGACCACATGGCCGAAGCAGGCGTAGACGCAATCATCGACGTATGTCCATTCTGTCACATGCAATTCGATCAAGGACAAACCGAAGTTAACGAAAAATACGGAACTGACTTCGCAATTCCTGTATTCCACTTAGCTCAATTATACGGATTAGCTATGGGATTATCTGCTGACGAATTAACTTTAGACGCACAAAAAATCGATGCAGCTCCTGCTTTAGCTAAAGCTTTAGGTGAAAACGCTAAATAA
- a CDS encoding DUF749 domain-containing protein has translation MFVATLDGIFKYEDLPEEYEPYVQFKATIEKRELKADDELAILNISGTSTHHVLFLDSYKNTREIEKELKEADAKINHTTLKIIGGHL, from the coding sequence ATGTTTGTGGCAACTTTAGACGGTATTTTTAAATATGAAGACCTTCCTGAAGAATATGAACCTTACGTTCAGTTCAAAGCGACTATTGAAAAAAGAGAACTTAAGGCTGATGATGAATTGGCTATTCTAAACATTTCAGGCACTTCAACTCATCATGTCTTATTCCTGGATTCATATAAAAATACCAGAGAAATCGAAAAGGAATTGAAAGAAGCTGACGCTAAAATCAACCATACTACTTTAAAAATTATAGGTGGACATTTATGA
- a CDS encoding DUF2096 domain-containing protein, which produces MSLPSEQNWLVLFNLISDLTQRGYEIPEGINPEMGLIRSSISSYKRDPTHPDLINGLAQAEMSLNKIQGTILVIAEEEGEEYVDEWLGYFKRAMRGEEVFEFPKSRSTFLVNSPPGLTTGRINLKVPLAEERVQEIAEWHGLIIEFDDDVTVALHGDKPDLQIGLKEMGSFFLEEL; this is translated from the coding sequence ATGAGCTTGCCTTCCGAACAAAATTGGTTAGTTCTTTTTAATCTTATTTCAGACTTAACTCAAAGGGGATACGAGATTCCCGAAGGAATTAACCCGGAGATGGGATTAATCAGGTCATCTATCAGTTCATACAAAAGAGATCCTACCCATCCGGATTTGATTAATGGTTTGGCTCAGGCAGAGATGTCTTTAAATAAAATTCAGGGAACCATTCTTGTTATTGCAGAAGAAGAAGGAGAAGAATACGTTGACGAATGGCTTGGTTACTTCAAAAGGGCTATGAGGGGAGAAGAAGTCTTTGAATTTCCAAAATCCCGTTCAACATTTCTGGTCAACTCTCCTCCGGGACTGACAACCGGAAGAATCAATTTGAAGGTTCCTTTAGCTGAAGAAAGAGTTCAGGAAATCGCCGAATGGCACGGTTTAATCATTGAATTCGATGATGATGTTACTGTTGCTCTTCATGGAGACAAGCCTGATTTGCAGATTGGCTTGAAAGAAATGGGTTCTTTTTTCTTGGAAGAATTATAG
- a CDS encoding metallophosphoesterase family protein, whose amino-acid sequence MKILAISDVHGEENENLYKYLDNNDIDLVIILGDITNFGPLEFVGEFIGKIFEYDCDVIAIPGNCDPAGICKAIGESGAFCLHNEIIGYGDAILFGYGGSNPTPFDTPGEIDDLKIYGDVYELMANYDYVYNKDVPKVRILVTHAPPFNTDADKTSTGEHVGSSGILKSIHEFEPEINICGHIHEAKSLSQIGNTTKVANPGMLKDNGAVLIDITDGATFDINVISLDE is encoded by the coding sequence ATGAAAATTTTAGCTATTAGTGATGTTCATGGAGAAGAAAACGAAAACTTATACAAATACTTAGACAACAATGATATTGATTTGGTCATTATACTTGGAGACATTACAAATTTCGGACCTCTTGAATTTGTAGGCGAATTCATAGGCAAGATATTTGAATATGACTGTGACGTAATTGCAATCCCTGGAAACTGCGACCCTGCGGGAATCTGTAAGGCAATCGGAGAATCCGGAGCATTCTGTCTTCACAACGAAATCATCGGATACGGTGATGCTATCCTATTCGGATATGGGGGATCCAATCCGACTCCATTCGACACTCCAGGTGAAATCGACGATTTAAAGATTTACGGTGACGTTTATGAATTGATGGCAAACTATGACTATGTCTACAACAAGGATGTTCCTAAGGTCAGAATCCTTGTTACCCACGCTCCACCGTTCAATACTGATGCGGATAAGACTTCAACAGGCGAGCATGTCGGAAGTTCAGGAATTTTAAAGTCAATTCACGAATTTGAACCTGAAATCAACATTTGCGGACATATCCACGAAGCAAAATCCTTAAGCCAGATAGGCAATACTACTAAGGTTGCCAATCCTGGAATGTTAAAGGACAACGGCGCTGTTCTCATTGACATTACAGACGGTGCTACGTTCGATATTAATGTTATTTCATTAGATGAATAA
- a CDS encoding 2-phosphoglycerate kinase: MIWVVGNIEGNQYKEPFSKGVLARSLRVSRLGLDQAYEIANEIEKELLERDINEISVNDLATYVADYLNNVDPEVSSKYKNWREVRKSDEPLIILIGGASGVGTSSMAFELANRLGLKNIISTDMIREVMRKIVSKDLNPVIHKSSFDAYESIRTPAIRVDAVIEGFISHVDVVNVGVEAIIERSLKEGISVIIEGVHVVPGFIREDLIKKDNVIMLILTVDDEETHKQRFYTRCRPPWVKRSLEHYMENFETIRKTQQFLVDQAKIHNTHVINNVDFRTTIDSMVNEIIKEFGGENDGNEESGTDND, translated from the coding sequence ATGATTTGGGTTGTTGGAAATATTGAAGGAAATCAGTATAAGGAACCCTTTTCAAAAGGTGTTTTGGCCCGTTCACTGCGTGTTTCAAGACTGGGACTTGACCAGGCTTATGAGATTGCAAATGAAATAGAAAAGGAACTTCTTGAACGGGACATCAATGAGATTTCTGTAAATGATTTGGCAACTTATGTTGCAGATTACCTTAATAATGTAGATCCCGAAGTGTCATCCAAATACAAAAATTGGAGAGAGGTCAGAAAGTCCGATGAGCCTTTAATTATATTGATTGGAGGTGCTTCCGGTGTTGGAACCTCTTCAATGGCTTTCGAGCTTGCAAATCGTTTGGGATTGAAAAACATTATAAGTACGGATATGATTCGTGAGGTAATGCGTAAAATCGTATCCAAAGATTTGAATCCGGTTATCCACAAGTCCAGTTTTGACGCTTATGAGAGCATAAGGACTCCAGCAATCCGTGTAGATGCAGTTATTGAAGGATTTATAAGTCACGTTGACGTAGTTAATGTTGGCGTTGAGGCCATTATCGAGAGATCACTTAAAGAAGGTATCAGCGTAATTATTGAAGGAGTCCATGTAGTTCCAGGATTTATCCGTGAAGATTTAATCAAAAAAGACAACGTAATCATGCTTATACTGACGGTTGACGATGAGGAAACGCACAAACAAAGATTCTACACCCGATGCAGGCCGCCTTGGGTAAAAAGGTCTCTGGAGCATTATATGGAAAATTTCGAAACGATTAGAAAGACCCAGCAGTTCCTGGTTGATCAGGCCAAAATACATAATACTCATGTTATTAACAATGTGGATTTCAGAACTACCATAGATTCAATGGTTAATGAAATAATTAAAGAATTTGGAGGTGAAAACGATGGAAACGAGGAAAGTGGAACAGATAATGACTAA